The Zeugodacus cucurbitae isolate PBARC_wt_2022May chromosome 4, idZeuCucr1.2, whole genome shotgun sequence genome includes the window gagaaaaaagaattatatctcctaaataaatatatctatataaatagtTAAATCTTGTACATAgcaatttataactaaaaatgaatgcaatttgctttgcaaaaaattaaaaaaaaagtgtttttcaatttaattattaatttattctattttttttatatattcaaagaattaattttggaaaatgtaaaaaacttttttaagcaattttctaatatacattttttatcttcATCTCAtactttttcatattaaattaatttatttatttttaaaatcatttataaatttttataataataattaattaatttatttattttagttttataaaattaaagcaagatttattatattaggtctacaacattGCTTCTGTCgtttgttttgtataaaaacggttacaaatgtcgatgagcctcagccgcactttccttggaaataaaaaagataatcaaaatttcccgcaaatgtcgagaattcggctcaaaaagtgacattttcagttgagaataagtttgggataatgttgacacaaatgttcaagatcgatatgaaacgatttaatcgatttaatcgaccagtgcttgaccctagagacattcctgCAAACgccgagaattcggctcaaaaagtgacattttcagttgagaataagtttgggatgcgaacagatctctacaaatattttgtggggttaaatgtccaagatcgatataaaacgatttaatcgatttaattgaccagtgcttgaccctagagacatctattggaaaacggcggaagcaaagtttttgacctaatattttataatatttggtttattttatataatttggtttctacaaaatatatttatttttcaatctaGACGTCTTAGgactatatttaaaaatatttgatttctgaTTATTatatcatacaaatattgctgtcccaaaattccctttggggggtaaaaagatgatgaaataaggaacattttaagatattttcgaaggggcataagttgttaaaattttcaaaaaaaaaatttttttcattttttgctatgaaatattaattttaaaaatttttacgatatacagtttcaaagtttgagaaattctgtacaaaaaagtcacatggtgttttaaaatctgttcattagtttaaagttatttttacaaaaaactttgaccccttataatatggcaaccccgcgttacatagacctaaaaccatatgttttattttaggttttacatgtactataagatatatatatgccaaagaaaataaagaacttttttttcaagtggcttttcttccagagaatgccccatatatttaattgtttttcgttttgtatTAAACtctttttaaactaattttttaataataattttaataataattttaaaatattttttatatattttatgtttaaaaatgataattattttcttccataaaagtactgttgttgtatatatagatatcaaTTTTGTTTCCAGATAATTTGTCATTTAGTTCTCATTATCACTTCGctttgtagtaatttttaatgagattttatttcttaaaaaaaatatattttttaattattaatatttttcatttatattatttaggttaacaagaaaaaaatataaatttttaattaatgttgcaataaaaaatattttttttttttaatttaaattaacattaatttaaaaaaatttcaatttatttttgtacatatatgtatatatttccttAATCGTAAAAAAATCATGTGTTATCACTTTCGTAACATGaagttcattttatttttcattgaaaatcagATAGTGTATACTTCTAGGCGTACTACCTATGATTCATATCATAtcatttttttgtggattatggtgatttgagttagagaagttccactgaagtataaataatagttttattatattaatatattataatttacctccgatatgttaaatatttttttattttaatttataatattcatttaaataaataattaaaaaaaatcatatttcaacCGAATATCACGACGACACTTTGTCTTAAGTATAATAATTTCCGtcatccaaaaattaaaataaaaaagaagattgtgatttttcgaaataattattttgtcatTTAGTTCTCACTATCAAGCATTTCAAAAATGTATCGAATCaactcacaaaaaaaaatttaataaaaactattataaataagaaacatatataatatgacACACTCTTATGAATAAACGAAATTAAAgtgtaaatatgttaaaatattaaattgcttcACCTTACCAAACatctacatacaaacaaacaaacatactatatatgtatgtatgtatatatatattcagttggcaataaaattttcaattcacatAAACTATTTTCACATTTCTAAAACGTGCGTACATACCAGTTTTGTATTTGTACTACATATGcatcaacatacatatacttaagcataatatttatatgatatatactgttatgtaaataaaaaaatatatatatatatatatttatattgtatgcGTTTTTGAGTTCTgcgttaattatattataattacaaaaaaattataaaaaatattgaagagtaagcaaaaaatattgcaataattatAGACGTCGATATTTATGGAGAATTATTGtattataatcaagtactattaccaaagagaataaaataataacaataattatatatatactatatatgatgatgatgatgatgataacaaCAAAGaacatgaaaacaacaacaaatgtaacaataaatattattatgcgcatatttgagaaaatgttaaaaagaaTATGGTTCGTTTTACTCATTACAAAAGAAATGGATATGCCTTTGCGTAAGTATATTTGGGTCTGGATATCTCTCAACCGCCCACAAAGCTAACCAAATCTTTATTATATGCATTTCTTTAGGAAGTTATGTGATGAAGCGAAGTGAAAATAATTTCTCACTGTGTATGACGCTACTTTATATCTTCGAAGCTTCAATAGCTTTTCAAGCTTCATAGGTTTTAAAAAGCTCTAATGAAAGCTTTCACCCAAAACTTTAAATGTTCTTGGTCTTAACTAAATAATGTTAACTAAAGTAATCGATAAaagcatatgcatataaaagCTTCTGAATGAAAAGCTTCTGTAAGTGCCAACAAGCTTTAagttacatttaaaatatttggaacTTGGTAGCTCTCATGATATTCTAGATACATGTAGTGAATGACATCAATAGTATTTATATGCTGTCAAGTCTATAATAACATTTTCATGAGAGCAAGATAGTAGTTCCATTGAAGGATTGCTCAAAAGGCTCGGTTGTATATTTTACAGATCAGTTCTTTTCTAGTCCGGAAAAACTTTGTTATTCATATCAAAATTTTAGTGAATACAAGGCAAGATTGCgtgtattttagaaatatagaaTTCCCTTGAGTAATAACTATCAATAAATAGAGCTGTCAAAGTCAACACATGTATTTGACATTTATGTTTAGTAATGACTGCCCAGTTGGAAacctaattttgttttatttatatcctGAATTTAGTGGTCTTCTATGTGCACTTTAGGGACATATAAATACCTAGACGGAtaaatgtcaaatcagctgtcatagTCAAAACATCCAGCTAGGTTTTTATAGTTGTCATAAGGCGCTGTCACAATGGACATACATAAGCTGGCAATTGCTAAATTCCCTAAATCAACCTGTAACGTTCGatagtttaattttttgatagaTGTGAAGTATTTATGATCTCTAAACAGTGGAATGAGTTCAATAAGTGTGTGATATTGAGAGTAATTTTCGATGCGGTACGATTCTCGAGTTGCTTCTGTATATGAATTGGGGTAGTCAATTTTCAAGAATCAAGGAATTAAGCAAAAAGCGTGAGTATACATCAAAACAGAGAACAGGGAAGAAAAACGTATTTAATATTTGGGTCACAAATTGATAATCAGCTGTTCAATAAATTACTCCTATCAGCATAAACggaattaattttaacaaatttgtctaaaatactaaaaagaacttccctaactcgatcactataatccacaaaaaagcttcgagttGGAGAGAATTCCAAGTTACGAAAAGTAGTTTATATGaaattgacttctattgccaactcatgagttcgagttatggagaacttcgagttatgtaagttcaactgtatactcAGAGAATGGGTTTAAgtgaaacaaatataaatttttgttttgtaaatatttatttcaacttaTTTTAAATCAGTTCTCAATACTTAAAACtagctttatattatatatttagtaaCAAGTAGTGGGTTTCTTTGATAATAATATGACTTAATTACGAATATTGTCGGAAggttaataacattttttattgaaaaatactttaaataattttaaataaattatgattaataaaaattttagaatttgaatattaattacacTGTAAAACAATCCGTCAAATTGTTTCTTAGGCACAAACGGTGTTAccatatattcttaaaaatctTGGCAGTACGTGGAATAAAATAAGTTTATgttaaattattctaaaaaatatttttttataacaaataataattatttttataatgagTGTTTAAGAAACTCTGATTGATATTTGGCAATTTTCCAAGTGTGTACGACTTCGAACTGTCAAATGGAGTCGTTGGctatattgaataataaaatgttgtagaattttcttaaataccaaaaaaagtGGTGTTTAAGGCGAGTTTATGTAGAGTAAACTCCGTGTTAGAGAGTAGTTTTTAACTgaactttcaatatttataccAAATCTGGGTACTGGGTAGAATCTTATTAAATGTCAACAACTTGGTGTTTAAGTCGTGTTTACGATTGGTAAACTCTGTGTTTATGAGTAGGGTTTAAGCCTAAATACAGAAATCATATATAAGCTGGAATTTTATTTCTCATTGTGGGcatattataacaaaaatgaACTCGCATTTGTTATGCCTGTGAGGATATTCAAATTCACACCAACATGCTGGCATTATTGTCACAGAACTCATAAATATTATCAACAAATTGCATTTCCGCATTGGCCACACCATTCGGCGTTTGCTCTACAGGCTGTACTTCCTCAACCAATTTCGGCAAGAAGGGTATGCCACACTCATTCACATTCTCCGCCGTATTCAAAGCCATACGCTTGAGGTTATTCACAATCGATATGTCCTGCTTGATTTCATGCTTCAACTCACGCAATTCCTGTTCGGTCTGTATGATTTGTTCGGCATACTGTTCGACATTTCGTTGTATCTGGCCAATAGAGAGTTCCAGACGTTGATCCGCCTTGGCATAGAGCTCATTGTGCAGCTTGTAAAGCTGACATTTATGTGTTAAACGCTGTGTGAGCACATATTCACGTTTGTAGAGCGTATCGATTTCGTTTGTCTTCTGCGCCAACTTATGGCGAATGGAATGCCGTAAAGGCGCATCTTTGCGTCGGCGTATACAGTTATTTGCCAGTTCTTGCATCTGAGGCGGTAATTTTTCGCGTGTTTGTGGATTTTTGCGCTTTGGTGTTTTGCTACCGCGTCGTTTGCGGCGCATGGACACACGTGTCTCCGAAAGACTGTAGAGCTTTCTTTTCAGCATCTCAGCTTTTGTTATGGGATCGTTCGTATTGCAGGCAGTATGTGTAAGTAAACTGGTTTTGGGCGACGCTGCTGTATTGTCATATTTCTTATCGGGTAATAGTACGAAGACGATCTCATCGGCGCTTTCTTCTTCTTTGATGGGTAGCAGTACATTTTGTTGCTTGTTTATAGCAGGTGGCAGCATTTTATTACTTCGTTTCGGAAATTTCAGCAGTTTGGCTAAATATTTTCGTAGCGTTTGCAACCAGCTGCCGTTCTGTTTTGGTGGTACTGGTTCGGCGACATCTTTATGGTGTTTGAGGCTAAGGCGGATCTGTGAAGAAAGAAATGGTTATTAGATCTTAGAATACAGCGTGTTTgtaagttgaaaatatttgaggAATTTGTAGATTAAATGATATATAGATCCCTGTGCCtctcttttcaaccaaccaaccaagctACCATATGATATAGGAAGATATCTGAGCAAAGATGAAGGGAATGTTTCGATGTCAGAGATTGAAACATAGTCTTTCATTGCTAACACACAAACCTTTGGACTTTCTAAAAGTTGGGTTCCAAGTTATGATTTGTGGTTTTTTCATTGGTGACGGAAGAGATCGCTTTATTAGTTCTTCGAACagacgaagaagaagatatgATTGCTGTTAAAACTTTCATAAATCATCTAGTTGCTGAATTTTCAGAGACCCAATGTGTTTCCAAACGGTGGTATTTTAGCTCGATAAAAGGTTATCGTTCATTCATTGTAAAATGATTGGACTTGGACAATGGATAATTTCTTGAATCGGAATAGGATTTTTGGAAATGTATTATACTAGGGGTGGCTTCTTGAAACCCAGAAAACTTGATGAGGGCCTAATAAGGACTCCTTGATTGTTTCAaatcatattttccattttagtaTATCAAAGccatatacaataaaattattaacgGTAAAACACCTAAATAAAGCTAACGACGCCCGACGCATTGCCTTttgagttttgttgttgttaattttatagCGCGTCTACTCTTTTTATATATCGTACGTAATTTTGCGTGTGGCGCCACTAATTTTTGGCCCCTCAAGCACGCCAGCATTATATAATCACAGTTTATGGACAGGTAACAATATGGAAGAACTACAGCAGGACTATCAAAGCTcagatataaaatatgtatatacatatgtatatatatattgtgtatttcgTAAGTAAGAATAACGTGCAAATGTTCGTGTATAAGTGTATTACCTCATTGTGTACACGACTCCAGGCCTTCCAAACGGGCAAAATTGCCATATTGCCATCGTAGCTGCGCTCGATACCGCGCCAACTTTCAGTTATAACATAATCGTTGTAGTCACGCGATGCTGCGCCAGCTATTCGCACatagtttacatatatattaaatattatacatacatatgtatatatcatatatagcgTCGTGCAACCCCACACACATCCGGCGTCCGTATAAACGGAAGTAAGTCCATAGTTCGAGGAAAGTACCGGAAGCGTAGTCCATGTGTATAATAGTAAAACAACAAGCAAGTAGCCGCCATAGTCACGACACGCCAACGTTGCAGGGTGGTGCCAAAAGTGTAGGTGTTGTAGATGCGGTGGAaggaaaaatgccaaaaaaatataagaaatcaaTAGTAATTagtatatagtattttttatgtttatatacatatatttatatttattttaatgtttttgtttgtgggggattatttttacatttcaatgCTATCTTGATGAAACATGAAAGTGAGCAGttcgtgtaaatatttgcatttcgaAATCAAAATACTTATTATTAAAGGCAATagtgaaggagagagagagaaggagAGATACAGAGAGGCAGAGGTATAGAGCAAATATCTAGAGGTAGAGTGTGAGCTAAAGCGGTATAGTATGAAAGTCATAACTATAAAACTAT containing:
- the LOC105209046 gene encoding uncharacterized protein LOC105209046; translated protein: MAAQQNSTLIYDNLDECPSLLKEPEELSSYSPILPLKRQNNAVKQHFKQADNNNNNNDNKNSNVKEFHKYRKYAKGRHHGNYAASSCSTKSSRSRTISLSGVTSTEEQGHKEIPIWLGEEPRYVSGVNKRTTCNDIIKALIDDEIRNGDNHDFFANRSKSGAASRDYNDYVITESWRGIERSYDGNMAILPVWKAWSRVHNEIRLSLKHHKDVAEPVPPKQNGSWLQTLRKYLAKLLKFPKRSNKMLPPAINKQQNVLLPIKEEESADEIVFVLLPDKKYDNTAASPKTSLLTHTACNTNDPITKAEMLKRKLYSLSETRVSMRRKRRGSKTPKRKNPQTREKLPPQMQELANNCIRRRKDAPLRHSIRHKLAQKTNEIDTLYKREYVLTQRLTHKCQLYKLHNELYAKADQRLELSIGQIQRNVEQYAEQIIQTEQELRELKHEIKQDISIVNNLKRMALNTAENVNECGIPFLPKLVEEVQPVEQTPNGVANAEMQFVDNIYEFCDNNASMLV